One window of the Capnocytophaga haemolytica genome contains the following:
- a CDS encoding MFS transporter, with amino-acid sequence MGFVDLVGTAANYIKDDFDLSETATNIFPSMVFFWFLLFAVPTGVLMNKIGRRKTVLISLVVTALSMVVPFIAYSYTSMLIAFSLLGIGNALMQVSLNPLLSSIVSGDKLASSLTFGQFVKAIASFIAPILMGYFLGNFGDWKYLFPLFALISVLTVLWLGSTVIKEDASDSRNASFIECFSLLKDPFVLLCFVGIMCHVGLDVGINVTAPKLMQAHLGISVGEASFATSVYFLFRTIGCLSGSVILARFSAKKFFLVSVFLMILAMVGFFFGETKAVIYTSLALIGFGNSNVFSIIFSQALLHQPTKKNEVSGLMIMGLFGGTIFPFFMGLASDALQSQAGALIVLCFGLAYLLFIGLRLKGKEVHTSNN; translated from the coding sequence ATGGGCTTCGTCGATTTGGTAGGGACAGCAGCCAATTATATTAAGGACGATTTCGATTTGAGCGAAACCGCTACCAACATCTTCCCCTCGATGGTTTTCTTCTGGTTTTTGTTGTTCGCAGTGCCTACGGGCGTATTGATGAACAAAATAGGCAGACGCAAAACCGTACTCATAAGTCTTGTGGTTACTGCCCTTTCGATGGTTGTTCCATTCATAGCCTATTCGTATACCTCTATGCTCATCGCCTTTTCGCTGCTCGGCATCGGCAACGCCCTGATGCAGGTGTCGTTAAACCCGTTGCTCTCATCGATCGTCAGTGGCGATAAGCTGGCAAGCTCGCTCACCTTTGGTCAGTTTGTAAAAGCAATCGCTTCCTTCATCGCGCCGATATTGATGGGTTATTTTCTCGGCAATTTCGGCGATTGGAAATATCTCTTCCCGCTCTTTGCCCTCATATCCGTGCTCACCGTGTTATGGCTCGGATCCACAGTGATTAAGGAAGACGCTTCCGACAGTCGCAATGCCTCATTTATAGAATGTTTTTCGCTGCTGAAAGATCCCTTTGTGCTATTGTGTTTTGTAGGAATAATGTGCCACGTGGGCTTGGACGTCGGTATCAACGTAACCGCACCGAAACTAATGCAAGCACACTTAGGCATCAGCGTAGGCGAGGCAAGTTTTGCCACTAGCGTCTATTTCCTATTCAGAACTATCGGATGCCTCAGCGGATCGGTGATATTAGCGCGCTTTTCTGCCAAAAAATTCTTCCTCGTGAGTGTATTTTTGATGATACTCGCGATGGTTGGCTTCTTCTTTGGCGAAACCAAAGCCGTAATTTACACCTCGCTTGCTTTGATAGGCTTCGGAAACTCGAATGTTTTCTCGATCATCTTCTCGCAAGCCTTATTGCATCAGCCAACGAAGAAAAATGAAGTATCAGGCTTGATGATTATGGGATTATTTGGCGGCACCATATTCCCATTCTTTATGGGATTAGCCTCCGACGCATTGCAGTCGCAAGCAGGTGCTTTAATCGTTCTTTGCTTTGGATTGGCTTATTTGCTATTTATCGGTCTACGCCTCAAAGGAAAAGAGGTGCATACGTCCAATAATTAA
- a CDS encoding GH32 C-terminal domain-containing protein, producing MKRFTYTKSLVAVGAIALAVGCNSSGDLLIDDFESGTFAQWKVEGDAFGDKPSTGAYAGQQPVSGFEGKYLANSFNNGDDSRGVLTSKDFTIERDYINFLVGGGTADDLYAELIVEGKSIYRSRSLFESETLQWMSWDVKQYRGKKAQIRIVDNQRGGWGHILIDQIEQGNKQKSLYMTDYTKEFNAEKKFLLLPIEDAAPEAKIQLIADGKPIGEPINVRLAQSKTNYWVPIPIEAYKGKKIGLKFAVVKSDDLFLKEIKQSDTYDFNYNEAFRPIYHFTPQYGWMNDPNGMVYLDGTYHLFYQYNPYGARWGNMHWGHAVSRDLVHYQYEPIALFPDKLGAIFSGSAVIDNDNTAGFGKGAMVAIFTSAGEKQQQSIAYSLDGGKTFTKYEHNPVLTDPKFIDFRDPKVFWHAPSKQWVLSLATTQTITFYGSKNLKEWTRLSEFGENIGDHGGVWECPDLFPLTYKGKTKWVLFVSINPGGPNGGSATQYFIGDFDGRTFTPDPLAYPLWIDYGRDNYAGVTWSNVPQSDGRRLFLGWMNNWDYANDIPPVNFRGAMTVARELTLADNGEHLVVANYPVKELTSLRRDTNSIGTKEANPSLEVTPLLAKNDGAYELEFTLKPDAETQNFNFTLENDKGEKLTFAFDVVNKTLSVDRSHSGAKFNDNFSQNAIKAPLTKKESYKIRLLVDVASTELFVNGGELVLTNTVFPSSPYNKLRFATDKGKVTAQNITVYNLK from the coding sequence ATGAAACGATTTACATACACCAAAAGCCTTGTTGCTGTGGGGGCGATTGCCCTTGCAGTAGGCTGTAATTCCTCGGGCGACCTGCTTATCGACGACTTCGAGAGCGGCACTTTCGCCCAATGGAAAGTAGAAGGCGATGCCTTTGGCGATAAACCCTCTACAGGGGCTTATGCAGGGCAACAACCCGTAAGTGGATTCGAGGGCAAGTACCTCGCCAATAGTTTTAACAATGGCGACGACTCCCGTGGCGTACTTACTTCGAAAGACTTCACCATAGAACGCGATTATATCAACTTCCTCGTAGGAGGGGGCACTGCTGACGACCTTTACGCCGAACTGATTGTTGAAGGCAAAAGCATTTATCGTTCGCGCTCGCTCTTTGAGAGTGAAACCCTACAATGGATGAGCTGGGACGTAAAGCAATACCGCGGAAAGAAAGCCCAAATACGCATAGTTGATAACCAGCGAGGCGGTTGGGGGCATATTCTTATCGACCAGATCGAGCAGGGTAACAAACAAAAAAGTTTATATATGACTGATTACACCAAAGAGTTCAACGCCGAGAAGAAATTCCTGCTGCTGCCCATTGAGGACGCCGCTCCTGAGGCAAAAATACAGCTCATCGCTGATGGAAAGCCCATTGGCGAGCCGATAAACGTCCGTTTGGCTCAGAGCAAGACCAACTATTGGGTGCCTATCCCTATCGAGGCTTATAAAGGCAAAAAAATAGGATTGAAATTCGCTGTTGTAAAGAGCGACGACCTTTTCCTCAAGGAGATCAAGCAATCCGATACCTATGATTTCAATTATAACGAGGCTTTTCGCCCTATCTATCACTTTACGCCTCAATATGGCTGGATGAACGACCCTAACGGTATGGTTTATCTCGATGGCACCTATCATCTCTTCTATCAATACAATCCTTATGGTGCTCGCTGGGGTAATATGCATTGGGGGCACGCCGTTAGCCGCGATCTTGTGCATTATCAGTACGAACCTATTGCGCTTTTCCCCGATAAACTCGGCGCGATCTTCTCTGGCTCAGCAGTAATCGATAACGACAACACCGCTGGCTTTGGCAAAGGTGCAATGGTGGCAATCTTCACCTCAGCTGGCGAAAAACAACAGCAAAGCATCGCTTATAGCCTCGATGGTGGGAAAACCTTTACTAAATACGAGCATAATCCCGTGCTGACCGACCCTAAGTTCATCGATTTTCGCGATCCTAAGGTGTTTTGGCACGCTCCGAGTAAGCAATGGGTGCTTTCACTCGCCACTACGCAGACAATTACCTTCTATGGATCGAAAAATCTCAAAGAATGGACGCGCCTGAGTGAGTTCGGCGAAAATATCGGCGACCACGGTGGCGTTTGGGAATGTCCCGACCTCTTTCCGCTTACGTATAAGGGTAAAACCAAGTGGGTGCTCTTCGTCAGCATCAACCCTGGGGGTCCTAACGGCGGAAGTGCCACACAATATTTCATTGGCGACTTCGATGGGCGTACATTCACCCCCGATCCGCTTGCGTATCCTTTGTGGATCGATTACGGGCGCGATAATTACGCGGGAGTTACTTGGAGCAATGTGCCGCAGAGCGACGGCAGGCGTCTTTTCCTTGGTTGGATGAACAATTGGGATTATGCCAACGATATCCCGCCGGTAAACTTCCGTGGAGCGATGACCGTAGCGCGCGAGCTTACTTTGGCAGACAATGGCGAGCATCTTGTGGTGGCTAATTATCCCGTGAAGGAATTGACCTCGCTTCGCCGCGATACGAATAGCATCGGCACTAAGGAGGCAAATCCATCGCTTGAGGTGACTCCTCTGCTTGCAAAGAACGACGGGGCTTACGAACTTGAATTTACCCTAAAACCAGACGCCGAAACTCAGAATTTTAACTTTACTCTGGAGAATGACAAAGGCGAAAAACTCACTTTTGCCTTTGATGTGGTAAACAAAACCCTCAGTGTCGATCGCTCGCATAGTGGAGCGAAATTCAACGACAATTTCTCTCAAAATGCCATCAAAGCACCACTGACGAAGAAGGAATCGTACAAAATTCGCCTCTTGGTCGATGTCGCTTCAACAGAACTCTTCGTAAATGGAGGTGAATTAGTGCTTACCAACACCGTTTTCCCGTCATCACCTTATAATAAATTGCGTTTTGCCACAGATAAAGGCAAAGTTACCGCTCAAAATATCACTGTTTACAATTTAAAATAA
- a CDS encoding glycoside hydrolase family 32 protein: MKKNILLALSLTAFMACDNKDDYASNDPNARPDAPTCYDVNDTKQTYATYFSPKDAWVGDPMPFYDNGTFYVYYLYDQRPAGATFHPWHLATTSDFITYEDKGEAIACGTADSQEKALGTGSLFKDGNTYYAFYTAHNAEKDPKEWIYLAKGTDPLHLTKDTSFAFRAPDGYDRNEFRDPIVYKEGNAYKMLLSTRADVGGGVWKGVVAKFTSTDMKKWEKDTAEPFFYTEDTAFMVECPDVFTMGAYQYLIYSNINTRRVQYKYRKVGETAWTTPANADLNDVAFYAGKTVSNGAARYLVGWVPTRDGYKDGGNYHWGGSLAVHSLTQNSDGSLSVSLPKTFESLSSLTSGLDAVTLSEQTKEKVYPRLSKGFHKLTTTIKADTATKFGLMFGACGNLSETYRLTLNLTEKKLQLVKVKTGDAPVVVNSLDLSTTADKQYQLQIALEGSIATAYVNGKSALSFRVYKMNQNPWGIFVGNGSATFSF, encoded by the coding sequence ATGAAAAAAAACATCCTTTTAGCCCTGAGCCTTACGGCATTTATGGCTTGCGATAATAAAGACGATTACGCGTCTAACGACCCTAATGCGCGCCCTGATGCGCCAACCTGCTATGATGTGAACGACACCAAGCAGACGTACGCCACCTACTTCTCACCCAAAGATGCGTGGGTAGGCGACCCTATGCCTTTCTATGACAATGGCACCTTCTATGTCTATTACCTCTACGACCAGCGACCTGCGGGGGCTACTTTTCACCCTTGGCATCTCGCTACTACGTCCGACTTTATCACTTATGAGGATAAAGGAGAGGCAATCGCTTGTGGAACTGCCGATTCTCAGGAGAAAGCACTCGGTACGGGTTCGCTGTTTAAAGACGGCAATACTTATTACGCCTTCTATACAGCTCACAACGCCGAGAAAGACCCCAAAGAGTGGATATACCTCGCTAAGGGAACAGATCCTTTGCACTTGACCAAAGATACTTCTTTTGCCTTCCGCGCTCCCGATGGCTACGATCGCAATGAGTTCCGTGACCCGATTGTTTACAAAGAAGGCAACGCCTACAAGATGCTCTTGAGCACTCGCGCCGATGTAGGCGGTGGCGTATGGAAAGGTGTGGTAGCCAAGTTCACCTCTACCGATATGAAAAAGTGGGAGAAAGACACCGCTGAACCTTTCTTCTACACTGAGGATACTGCCTTTATGGTGGAATGCCCTGATGTATTCACAATGGGTGCTTATCAGTATCTCATTTACTCGAATATTAATACCCGCCGCGTGCAGTATAAATACCGCAAAGTAGGCGAAACCGCTTGGACTACGCCCGCTAATGCCGATCTCAATGATGTGGCTTTCTACGCAGGAAAGACGGTGAGCAATGGCGCAGCGCGTTACCTTGTGGGGTGGGTGCCTACCCGCGATGGCTATAAAGATGGAGGCAATTACCATTGGGGTGGCTCGCTTGCGGTGCACAGCCTTACTCAAAACAGCGACGGATCGCTTAGCGTGAGCTTACCTAAGACCTTCGAGAGCCTTTCCTCGCTCACCTCAGGCTTGGACGCCGTTACACTGAGCGAGCAAACGAAGGAAAAGGTATACCCTCGTCTCTCAAAAGGCTTTCACAAGCTCACCACGACGATAAAAGCCGATACCGCCACTAAGTTCGGACTGATGTTCGGTGCTTGTGGCAATCTTTCAGAGACTTACCGCCTTACGCTAAACCTTACTGAGAAAAAACTCCAACTTGTAAAAGTAAAGACAGGCGATGCTCCTGTGGTGGTCAATAGCCTTGACTTATCCACTACTGCTGACAAGCAATATCAGTTGCAAATTGCTCTTGAAGGCAGTATTGCTACGGCTTACGTCAATGGAAAGTCCGCACTCTCCTTCCGCGTCTACAAGATGAATCAAAACCCTTGGGGCATCTTTGTAGGCAACGGATCTGCTACCTTTAGCTTCTAA
- a CDS encoding DUF4960 domain-containing protein, with translation MKSILHNIAIAAFSLIGLWACDKTHEGELINDREAKINSFKAQGMQGIISEEDKTITVYAPWSYDLTKMTTDISLPAQATVVPASGAVVDLSQGAQFRVFNGNLYWDYTATAKHPSIESFAVGKYKATIDNTKGVITLKYPSTEAVTALTPVVSTTPGATLSPASGVTQNFTQSVTYTLSYAGESFAYTVNVVPTSFAPIAFLGTADNASAIAGEDEKDAYNWLISNYDTAKYISFKDIKEGKVKLSDYKVIWWHLDTDASDLPAIASDAAVVEKLKQYYAAGGSFLLTSWADQYVATLGIAKDGKVPNNLWGQNNKPFDVNDDWGIRFTGNETHPLFKGLNLKAGSTDVAYLVSKGVKAKGHNAIWNFEWGDYANNPAAWQTASGAKLLASFHWNDTMNRAIIFEYTKSGNSGKTICIGTESYDWHTDEGTNTYKANMELLTVNALEYLAK, from the coding sequence ATGAAAAGTATATTACATAACATTGCCATAGCTGCCTTCTCTCTCATTGGGCTATGGGCTTGTGATAAAACCCATGAAGGCGAGCTAATTAACGACCGCGAAGCTAAAATCAATAGCTTTAAAGCGCAAGGAATGCAAGGCATTATCAGTGAAGAGGATAAGACCATTACGGTCTATGCCCCTTGGAGTTATGACCTTACCAAGATGACCACCGATATTTCCCTACCCGCTCAGGCTACCGTAGTGCCTGCAAGTGGTGCAGTAGTAGACCTTAGTCAAGGAGCGCAGTTCCGCGTCTTCAATGGCAATCTCTATTGGGATTATACCGCTACTGCTAAGCACCCCTCTATTGAGAGTTTTGCCGTAGGGAAGTACAAGGCTACTATTGATAATACCAAAGGGGTAATCACCCTAAAATACCCTTCAACAGAAGCCGTAACAGCACTTACTCCTGTGGTAAGCACTACGCCTGGTGCAACCCTCAGCCCAGCCTCAGGAGTAACGCAAAACTTCACCCAGAGCGTTACTTACACCCTGAGTTATGCAGGCGAATCCTTTGCTTATACGGTCAATGTGGTACCAACTTCTTTTGCGCCTATTGCTTTCTTAGGTACTGCCGATAACGCTTCTGCGATTGCTGGTGAGGATGAGAAAGACGCTTACAATTGGCTTATCTCTAACTATGATACTGCTAAGTACATCTCCTTTAAGGATATTAAAGAGGGCAAGGTGAAGCTCTCTGACTACAAGGTGATATGGTGGCACTTAGATACTGATGCCTCCGATTTGCCTGCGATTGCTTCCGATGCTGCTGTAGTGGAAAAACTCAAACAATACTATGCAGCAGGGGGTTCATTCCTCTTGACCTCTTGGGCTGACCAATACGTGGCAACGCTTGGCATCGCAAAAGATGGCAAAGTGCCTAACAACCTCTGGGGGCAAAACAATAAGCCTTTTGATGTAAATGACGACTGGGGTATACGCTTTACAGGCAATGAAACGCACCCACTCTTCAAGGGACTTAACCTTAAAGCAGGAAGCACTGACGTAGCTTATCTTGTCTCTAAAGGAGTAAAAGCCAAGGGACACAACGCGATATGGAACTTTGAATGGGGCGACTATGCTAACAACCCAGCAGCTTGGCAAACAGCCAGTGGAGCTAAGCTCTTAGCCAGCTTCCATTGGAACGATACGATGAACCGCGCAATAATCTTTGAATACACCAAATCAGGCAATAGCGGAAAGACAATATGTATCGGTACTGAAAGCTATGATTGGCATACCGATGAAGGTACAAATACTTACAAAGCCAATATGGAGCTCCTTACTGTCAACGCTTTAGAATATTTAGCAAAATAA
- a CDS encoding RagB/SusD family nutrient uptake outer membrane protein — protein sequence MKKTIYTILSLASLLTACNFLDDTPQGIMTQDQVKPEDLVIAAYASLGNDHYDAPFSLWPYGNVRSDDAYKGGQDISDIQDFHYYEIAQNINPTFGEADRLWFMCYEAISRANNALSALQKTTDAEMPARQARMGEMYFLRGHFYFMLKTTFGYIPFVEEGTPSDEYERTPNTLPNDEQWAHITSDFKKAYDLLPPQQLQKGRANKYAAAAYLSKAYLYKAYRQDEAHNVTEINAQDLQQVITYTAEVIGSNYGLEDDFGFNFLPGSYENGKESIFAVQYSAEDGTMYGRLNWGDQLSTPQKLGCCDFHKPSQNLVNAFKTSNGLPEFDNFNEANYNATSDKVDPRLYHTVALPDVPYKYNPDLIYKEDWNRNPNVYGYYSSLKENVDPSCSCFKNINPFRGNSKNRIVLRYADVLLMRAEALIELNRSNEALPLINQVRQRAKQSTTLTPYASNTDIALYVDGVNCTWTQDFARKALRWERRLEFAMEGSRFFDLVRWGIADQVMNAYYTTEKTRRPAIFSSAYFTKNKNEYIPIPQNQIGYVKGFYKQNAGF from the coding sequence ATGAAAAAGACAATATATACCATTCTATCCCTCGCAAGCCTATTGACCGCTTGCAACTTCTTGGACGACACTCCTCAAGGGATTATGACACAAGACCAAGTCAAGCCTGAGGACTTAGTCATCGCTGCCTACGCTTCGCTGGGTAATGACCACTACGATGCCCCTTTCAGCCTTTGGCCCTATGGTAATGTGCGTTCCGATGATGCTTACAAAGGTGGGCAAGATATCAGCGATATTCAGGACTTTCACTACTACGAAATAGCACAAAATATCAACCCTACCTTTGGTGAAGCCGACCGCTTGTGGTTTATGTGTTATGAGGCTATATCGCGTGCTAATAATGCTTTAAGTGCTTTGCAGAAGACCACCGACGCAGAGATGCCTGCTCGTCAGGCGCGTATGGGCGAAATGTACTTCCTCAGAGGGCATTTCTACTTTATGCTCAAGACTACCTTCGGCTATATTCCTTTCGTAGAAGAAGGTACCCCCAGCGATGAGTATGAGCGCACTCCTAACACTTTGCCTAATGATGAGCAATGGGCGCACATCACTTCCGATTTTAAGAAGGCTTATGATCTGCTCCCTCCACAGCAATTGCAGAAAGGACGTGCCAATAAATACGCTGCGGCTGCTTATCTGAGCAAGGCTTATCTCTACAAAGCCTACCGCCAAGATGAAGCCCATAACGTTACCGAAATCAATGCGCAGGATTTGCAGCAAGTAATCACCTATACGGCTGAGGTAATAGGCTCAAACTATGGCTTAGAAGATGACTTTGGTTTTAACTTCCTCCCTGGTAGTTACGAGAATGGCAAAGAGTCCATCTTTGCAGTGCAATACTCTGCTGAGGACGGCACAATGTATGGACGCCTCAATTGGGGAGATCAGCTCTCAACGCCTCAAAAGCTCGGTTGCTGCGACTTCCACAAGCCCAGCCAAAACCTTGTCAATGCTTTCAAAACAAGCAATGGGTTACCTGAGTTCGATAACTTTAATGAAGCCAATTACAATGCCACTTCTGATAAGGTCGATCCTCGCCTCTACCATACCGTTGCACTGCCTGATGTACCTTATAAGTACAACCCCGACCTTATCTACAAAGAGGATTGGAACCGCAACCCCAACGTCTATGGTTATTACTCATCTCTTAAAGAAAACGTAGACCCTTCGTGCAGTTGCTTTAAGAATATCAACCCTTTCAGAGGTAACTCTAAGAATCGCATTGTGTTGCGCTATGCTGATGTACTATTGATGCGTGCCGAAGCTCTCATTGAGCTCAACCGAAGCAATGAGGCACTACCGCTCATCAACCAAGTGCGTCAGAGAGCAAAGCAAAGCACTACGCTAACCCCTTATGCCTCCAATACAGACATCGCCCTCTATGTAGACGGAGTGAACTGCACTTGGACGCAAGACTTTGCCCGTAAAGCCTTGCGATGGGAACGCCGCCTTGAGTTTGCTATGGAAGGCTCACGCTTCTTCGACTTAGTGCGATGGGGCATTGCCGACCAAGTGATGAACGCTTATTACACTACTGAGAAGACTCGCCGTCCAGCAATATTCTCAAGTGCTTATTTTACAAAAAATAAAAATGAATACATACCTATTCCTCAGAACCAAATAGGCTATGTAAAGGGCTTTTATAAACAAAACGCAGGATTTTAA
- a CDS encoding SusC/RagA family TonB-linked outer membrane protein, with protein sequence MTHTRNLLSLLCCLCVGVLSAQQHIKGIVKSKTDNSPMMGVSVVVKHKSVGGTTDFDGKYDLSGVAAADTLSFSYIGYKTLNVAVKGRKEINVSLEEEVTSLEAVTVSVGYRKERKTDLTGAVSVVKVDEMMSTAENNPMKALQGRVAGMQVTDNGGPAGKATIRIRGVGTLNNNDPLYIIDGVPTQGGMHELNSNDIESIQVLRDASAASIYGSRAANGVIVITTKKGKKGILKVDFDHYITTQSFHSRMKMLNSNEYAQVLWKANINKGNNPNDNPLGIYYDYTTDAQGNSTLKNLYYPREYFDKGGHAMLPSNTDWFKEITRMGVTESYNLSVTNGTEKGNYFLSLGYYQNDGLVKNTDFSRLSARINTDYKLLGDAITIGENFTINRTSEVEQPHNITEAAMRGVPFIPVRTKDGKNWGGPVNGLPDRQNPARLVNDNKDNRYSYWRLFGNAFINIQPIKDFNLRSNFGLDYGNLYKRALNHSYISGFMEEGKEKTFSFLEQSHWTKWNWANTATYDFTLGKARFETLAGMEMFAQSDINFAVQANNFALETPEYMWPSLGTGAITGRGDATGYKLMSYFGKVNIAYDNRYLASATIRYDGSSRFYKDNRWGTFPAFNLGWRLSQEAFMDNYRQTISELKLRFGWGQNGNQDIYNYAIYDIYNPYYGVTGDYIWSGTGIWNTSYDIEGKGTGQLASGVRRSRLGNKNLKWETTTQTNFGLDFGFFNNALYGSTEYYIKKTKDILVQPPYAGVKGEGADQWVNGAGMENKGWEVSLGYRNETSFGLHYDVNANVSTNKNKVTALPESVINAYGGNGKWDNILGRPYGSYYGYVADGLFRTQEELDQHPAQNGKGIGRIRYRDLNNDGVVNEDDRTWIGNPYPDFIYGLNVNLEYKGFDFTVFLQGVQNVDIINEVKKHTDFWSVDDTYSNKGRRLLDAFDPVTNPNSDIPSVAATNDNDEGRLSTYLVENGSYLKLRNVQLGYSLPQDLIEKIKLSKLRLYVSGQNLFTIKSKNFTGQDPENPNFGYPIPITFTMGLNASF encoded by the coding sequence ATGACACATACACGAAACTTACTTTCACTTTTATGTTGCCTATGTGTGGGAGTGCTTTCCGCACAGCAACACATAAAAGGGATTGTAAAATCAAAGACTGACAACAGCCCTATGATGGGCGTGAGTGTGGTCGTAAAGCACAAGAGCGTTGGAGGCACTACCGACTTTGACGGTAAGTACGACCTATCGGGGGTAGCTGCGGCTGACACGCTTTCCTTTTCTTACATTGGTTATAAGACCTTAAACGTAGCAGTAAAAGGTCGCAAGGAGATCAATGTGAGTTTGGAGGAAGAAGTAACCTCTTTGGAGGCAGTAACCGTTTCGGTGGGGTATCGTAAGGAGCGCAAGACCGACCTTACAGGTGCCGTTTCGGTGGTGAAGGTGGACGAGATGATGTCCACTGCTGAAAACAACCCTATGAAAGCCCTTCAAGGACGCGTAGCAGGTATGCAGGTAACAGACAACGGCGGTCCTGCAGGGAAAGCTACTATTCGCATCCGTGGGGTAGGGACGCTCAATAACAATGACCCACTCTATATTATAGATGGTGTCCCCACACAGGGTGGAATGCACGAGCTTAACTCCAACGACATTGAGAGTATACAAGTGCTCCGCGATGCTTCGGCAGCGAGTATCTACGGATCGCGTGCTGCCAATGGGGTAATAGTTATCACTACTAAGAAGGGTAAGAAAGGCATATTGAAAGTAGATTTTGATCACTACATCACTACCCAATCTTTCCACTCACGTATGAAGATGCTCAACTCCAATGAGTATGCACAAGTGCTTTGGAAGGCGAATATCAATAAAGGGAATAACCCTAATGACAATCCGCTGGGTATCTATTACGACTATACCACCGATGCACAAGGCAATAGCACCCTGAAGAACCTTTATTATCCACGTGAATACTTTGACAAAGGTGGGCACGCAATGTTGCCTTCCAATACCGATTGGTTTAAAGAAATCACACGTATGGGAGTAACCGAATCGTACAACCTATCGGTTACGAATGGTACTGAGAAGGGCAATTACTTCCTATCATTGGGTTACTACCAGAATGATGGTTTGGTAAAGAACACTGACTTCTCGCGTCTCTCAGCGCGTATCAATACCGATTACAAGCTGCTGGGTGATGCCATTACTATTGGTGAGAACTTTACTATCAATCGCACCAGCGAGGTAGAGCAGCCACACAACATTACGGAAGCGGCGATGCGTGGAGTGCCTTTTATCCCTGTGCGCACTAAGGACGGCAAGAATTGGGGCGGTCCTGTCAATGGCTTGCCCGACCGTCAGAATCCTGCGCGCCTTGTCAATGACAATAAGGACAATCGCTATAGCTACTGGCGACTCTTCGGGAATGCTTTTATCAATATTCAGCCTATAAAGGACTTCAACTTGCGTTCTAACTTTGGGCTTGACTATGGCAATCTTTACAAGCGTGCCCTCAACCACTCTTATATCTCAGGTTTTATGGAAGAAGGTAAGGAAAAGACTTTCTCCTTCTTAGAGCAAAGCCATTGGACAAAATGGAACTGGGCAAACACTGCTACTTATGACTTCACTCTGGGCAAAGCGCGTTTTGAAACCCTCGCAGGGATGGAGATGTTCGCACAAAGTGATATTAACTTTGCCGTGCAGGCTAATAACTTTGCTTTAGAAACCCCTGAGTATATGTGGCCATCGTTAGGCACAGGAGCTATCACAGGGCGTGGCGATGCTACAGGCTATAAGCTGATGTCTTACTTTGGCAAGGTCAATATTGCTTATGACAATCGCTACTTAGCCTCAGCGACCATTCGCTACGATGGTTCTTCGCGTTTCTATAAGGACAACCGTTGGGGTACTTTCCCTGCGTTCAACTTGGGGTGGCGCCTTTCGCAAGAGGCTTTTATGGATAACTACCGCCAGACCATCAGCGAGCTCAAGCTACGTTTCGGATGGGGGCAGAATGGTAACCAAGATATCTACAATTACGCGATCTATGACATCTACAATCCTTATTATGGTGTAACAGGCGATTATATTTGGTCAGGTACAGGCATTTGGAATACCTCTTATGATATTGAAGGTAAAGGCACAGGGCAACTTGCCTCAGGAGTGAGACGTAGCCGCTTAGGCAATAAGAACCTCAAGTGGGAGACTACAACCCAAACGAACTTTGGTCTTGACTTTGGTTTCTTTAACAATGCCCTTTATGGTTCGACAGAGTACTATATTAAGAAGACAAAGGACATCCTCGTGCAACCGCCTTATGCAGGCGTAAAGGGTGAAGGTGCTGACCAATGGGTCAATGGTGCGGGAATGGAAAACAAAGGTTGGGAAGTATCTCTCGGCTACCGCAATGAAACCTCTTTCGGCTTGCACTACGACGTGAATGCCAATGTCTCTACCAATAAGAATAAGGTTACTGCTTTGCCTGAATCGGTGATCAATGCCTACGGAGGCAATGGCAAGTGGGACAATATCTTAGGTCGCCCTTACGGTTCTTACTATGGCTATGTAGCAGATGGGCTTTTCCGCACTCAGGAAGAGCTTGACCAGCATCCCGCACAGAATGGGAAAGGCATTGGGCGTATCCGTTACCGCGACCTCAATAACGATGGGGTAGTCAATGAAGACGACCGCACTTGGATAGGCAATCCTTACCCTGATTTTATCTACGGCTTGAATGTCAATTTAGAGTACAAAGGTTTTGACTTTACTGTCTTCCTGCAAGGGGTACAGAATGTGGATATCATCAATGAGGTGAAGAAGCACACTGACTTTTGGAGTGTAGACGACACCTATTCTAACAAAGGTCGCCGCCTCTTAGATGCTTTTGACCCTGTTACCAATCCTAATTCCGATATACCAAGTGTGGCAGCTACCAATGACAATGACGAAGGGCGTCTTTCTACTTACTTGGTTGAGAACGGATCTTACCTTAAGCTCCGCAATGTACAGTTAGGCTATTCATTGCCTCAAGACCTTATTGAGAAGATAAAACTCAGCAAGCTGCGTCTTTACGTCAGTGGGCAAAACCTCTTCACCATCAAGAGCAAGAACTTTACAGGGCAAGACCCCGAAAACCCTAACTTCGGTTACCCTATCCCAATCACCTTTACGATGGGGCTCAATGCATCATTCTAA